Genomic window (Actinomycetota bacterium):
AAGCCCGACGAGGTCGACCAGTACCTGCACGTCATGGAGACCATCTGCGTCCGCGCCGCGCCGCCCGACCAGACCGTTGACCTGCTCGAGCGGATCCTGGAAGACCTGTAGCCCGGCCAACCCGCCCAGCTCAGCGGAGCAGGTCGTCGAAGTCGCCGTCCTTGACGCCGCCCAGGAAGGCCTCGAGCTCGGCGTCGGTGAACAGCAGCGCCGGGCCCCCGGGATCCCGGGAGTTCCGGACGGCCACCCCCTGGCCCGGGAGCTGGGCGAGCTCGACGCAGTTGCCCTGGGCGCTGCTGCGGGCGCTCTTGCGCCACCGCACCCCCGCCAGGTCGCCCGGGAGCACGCCGTTGTAGCTGATGAACGACCTCGAACCGCGAGTGTCAGGCGTCATTACCGTTCCTTTCGGTTTGTCCCACCCGTTCGCATCGGCCGATTGCACTTGGCTCCGGCAGTTGCATCTGCACTTGGCATTGGCGGATCATAGCCCAGTCGGTCCGGAACTCCGAATCGGGGGCCCGGGCCCCGCCGGGACGCTGTCGGGAGGCCCCATGGCAGATGCCAGGATGGACACGCCGGGGTTCCTCGGGCGTGTGCTCCGGGGCTTGCGCGGCCCAGCCACCCTCCGGCTCCGGCCGCGCCAGCGTCCCGAACCCCCACCCGCTCAGGCCGCGCCGCCTCCCGGCGACGGCCTCGACGCCGCCGAGCAGGCGGCGCTGGAGCAGCTGGGGGCGGCCGACGGGTACGCGACCCGCTGGCCGGTCCGGCGCGAGGTCGCCCGTTCCCTGGCCAGCCGCCAGCTGGTCGTGATCGCCTCCGACTACGTGCTGCTGACCAAGGCCGGCCGTCGCGCCCTCACCGCCGGCCCGCGGGGCCGCGACTGACGAGCCCGGCGCGGCCGGCGGCACCGCCGCCGCCGGTCCCGCC
Coding sequences:
- a CDS encoding DUF397 domain-containing protein, with the translated sequence MTPDTRGSRSFISYNGVLPGDLAGVRWRKSARSSAQGNCVELAQLPGQGVAVRNSRDPGGPALLFTDAELEAFLGGVKDGDFDDLLR